The nucleotide sequence TTCCATGGTCATGGTATGGCTGAGCCCGGCGCGCTGGGCAGATTGCGACAGCGAATTATTGATCATGCCGTGGACGTAAGCGGTGCGGACATTGGGTTTGCTCACGTCGCGCGTGAAGGCGTAACCCTTGTCAGTGCGGGATAAGCTGATGCTTTCAGTTTCGCTGAGCTTGCTGTGCAGCTGTTTTAGATTGCCTTCAGGGGATAGCTCGAATTGCAGAACCTGGCCATTCTTCAGTTGGCTGAACAGCTTGGCCTGTTTGCCGCTGGCGATGACTTCATGGACTGACGACGCCGGCAATCCGACTTTTTCAAACAGGGTAGACAGCGTGTCGCCCTTCGACACGACCACCTCGCGATGAGCAGCGCTCTTGGCTGTCGCCACTGTGTCCTTGGCTGCGATCTTTGTTTCGTTCGGGGCCTTCGCCGTCTCCACGGGCTCGTCCGCATTCCCTTCGATTTGAGCAAATGGGGAATCTACAGGCGCCTCTGTGGCTTGAGTCTGTTCTTGAGCGTCTTGTTCTTGCTTGATCTGATCGTCTGGCGTGTCCAGCTCCAGAGTCAGGTTGGTTCGTTTGGCTTCGACGTCGCTGGATGGGAAGACGAGGAGAGCCAGGCTCAGCAGGGCCGCTATACCGCTGGCTGCGAGCAGGTGACTCTTCGGATAAAGCGGTGGCGCTTTAGGCGGATTGGCTTTCATAGGTAATTTTGACTTTGAAAAGATGAAATGGAAAAGATGAATGCACATGATGAAGATGAAATAACTGTATAAAATATAACCAAATCTGCCCTGAGGCAAGCCTGTGATCCGGCGTCGTCGCGATTCGCCGATCCCGCATTGTCAGAACTTGAATTTGGGCGGTGATCTTGTATGGTTGTCTCCCTTTGAAATAAGGCATTACGGGGCGGTTATGAAGTCGGTTGAAGAGCAGCTAGCGCTGATCAAACGTGGCGCAGATGAACTCCTGGTGGAGGCCGAGCTGATCGCCAAGCTCAAACGTGGGCAGCCACTTCGCATCAAGGCAGGTTTCGATCCCACTGCGCCTGATCTGCACTTGGGGCACACAGTGCTCATTAATAAGCTGCGCCAGTTCCAGGATCTCGGGCATCAGGTGATCTTCCTGATCGGAGACTTCACCGGCATGATTGGCGATCCGAGCGGTAAGAGCGCCACGCGCCCACCCCTGACTCGCGAGCAGGTGCTGGACTATGCCGAGACCTATAAGGCTCAGGTCTTCAAGATTCTGGATCCGGCGAAGACCGAGGTCGCTTTCAACTCGACCTGGATGGATCAGCTGAGTCCTGCTGACTTCATTCGTCTGTCTTCCCAGTACACCGTGGCGCGGATGCTGGAGCGTGACGACTTCGATAAGCGATACAAGTCAAACCAGTCGATCGCGATCCACGAGTTTCTTTATCCGCTTGTGCAAGGGTATGACTCAGTCGCGCTGCGTGCAGATGTAGAGCTGGGCGGAACCGATCAGAAGTTCAACCTGCTGATGGGGCGCGAACTCCAGCGCGCTTATGGTCAAGAAGCTCAATGCGTTCTGACGATGCCACTGCTCGAAGGCCTGGACGGCGTTAAGAAAATGTCCAAGTCCTTGGGTAACTATGTAGGTATCCAGGAAGCTCCGGGGATTATGTACGGCAAGCTCGTTTCAATCCCGGACGCATTGATGTGGCGTTATTTCGAACTGTTGAGTTTTCGTTCAATGGAAGAGATTGCAGTCTTCAAGAAGGATTGTGAGGCGGGCGCGAACCCTCGCGACATCAAGATCAAGCTCGCGGAGGAAATCGTCGCGCGCTTCCATGGTGAAGAAGCGGCTGCGTCTGCGCATCGTTCTGCGGGTAACCGTATGAAGGATGGAGAGCTTCCGGAAGATCTGCCGGAGATTGGTCTCACGGCGATTGAAGACATGCCGATTGCCGCTGTTCTTAATAAGGCTGGGCTGGTAAAGAACGCCGCAGTCGCTCGCGACCTTCTGGCGTCAGGTGGGGTACGTATAGATGGTGAGGTTGTAGATCGTGGGTTCGTATTCAAGCTGGGCGCGACCCACGTTTGCCAAGCGGGCAAGAAGGCTTTTGGGCGGATTACATTGGGTGCGGAATAAAGTTCAAATAAGTGCTTGACGCCTCTCTGGATCTGTCTATAATTCGCCCCACTTCCGGCGCAGACGAAACGGAAAACTCCTTGGTAATCAAAGAGTTGGACGAAGTAAGCAGCGAGGAATGCTTCGGTTCAGATGCTTGAATCGACAGCGGTGAAAAAGGCAGTTGACAGCAGGTTGTAACGCTGTAGAATTCGCCTCCCGCTGACGTGAGACGCCAAGTCGAACGAAGCGCAAGTGGTTGAAGTTGATAAGGAAACTTTGAAAACTTCTTAAAATAACCGCTTGACAGATACAAGAGACGCTGTAGAATGCGCGCCTCGGTTGAGACGAAAGATCTTAACCACCCGCTCTTTAACAACTGAATCAAGCAATTCGTGTGGGTGCTTGTGCTGTAAGACTGAAGTCGCAAGATTATCAGCATCGCAAGTTACTCCACGAGAAATCATGGTTTAACCAACGATTGCTGAGCCAAGTTTATAAGGTTTTCTCAAAACCTAATTGCAGTATTGAACTGAAGAGTTTGATCATGGCTCAGATTGAACGCTGGCGGCAGGCCTAACACATGCAAGTCGAGCGGATGAAGGGAGCTTGCTCCCTGATTCAGCGGCGGACGGGTGAGTAATGCCTAGGAATCTGCCTGGTAGTGGGGGACAACGTCTCGAAAGGGACGCTAATACCGCATACGTCCTACGGGAGAAAGCAGGGGACCTTCGGGCCTTGCGCTATCAGATGAGCCTAGGTCGGATTAGCTAGTTGGTGAGGTAATGGCTCACCAAGGCGACGATCCGTAACTGGTCTGAGAGGATGATCAGTCACACTGGAACTGAGACACGGTCCAGACTCCTACGGGAGGCAGCAGTGGGGAATATTGGACAATGGGCGAAAGCCTGATCCAGCCATGCCGCGTGTGTGAAGAAGGTCTTCGGATTGTAAAGCACTTTAAGTTGGGAGGAAGGGCAGCTAATTAATACTTCGCTGTTTTGACGTTACCGACAGAATAAGCACCGGCTAACTCTGTGCCAGCAGCCGCGGTAATACAGAGGGTGCAAGCGTTAATCGGAATTACTGGGCGTAAAGCGCGCGTAGGTGGTTTGTTAAGTTGAATGTGAAATCCCCGGGCTCAACCTGGGAACTGCATCCAAAACTGGCAAGCTAGAGTAGGGCAGAGGGTGGTGGAATTTCCTGTGTAGCGGTGAAATGCGTAGATATAGGAAGGAACACCAGTGGCGAAGGCGACCACCTGGGCTCATACTGACACTGAGGTGCGAAAGCGTGGGGAGCAAACAGGATTAGATACCCTGGTAGTCCACGCCGTAAACGATGTCAACTAGCCGTTGGAAGCCTTGAGCTTTTAGTGGCGCAGCTAACGCATTAAGTTGACCGCCTGGGGAGTACGGCCGCAAGGTTAAAACTCAAATGAATTGACGGGGGCCCGCACAAGCGGTGGAGCATGTGGTTTAATTCGAAGCAACGCGAAGAACCTTACCAGGCCTTGACATCCAATGAACTTTCCAGAGATGGATTGGTGCCTTCGGGAACATTGAGACAGGTGCTGCATGGCTGTCGTCAGCTCGTGTCGTGAGATGTTGGGTTAAGTCCCGTAACGAGCGCAACCCTTGTCCTTAGTTACCAGCACGTTATGGTGGGCACTCTAAGGAGACTGCCGGTGACAAACCGGAGGAAGGTGGGGATGACGTCAAGTCATCATGGCCCTTACGGCCTGGGCTACACACGTGCTACAATGGTCGGTACAGAGGGTTGCCAAGCCGCGAGGTGGAGCTAATCCCAGAAAACCGATCGTAGTCCGGATCGCAGTCTGCAACTCGACTGCGTGAAGTCGGAATCGCTAGTAATCGCGAATCAGAATGTCGCGGTGAATACGTTCCCGGGCCTTGTACACACCGCCCGTCACACCATGGGAGTGGGTTGCACCAGAAGTAGCTAGTCTAACCTTCGGGAGGACGGTTACCACGGTGTGATTCATGACTGGGGTGAAGTCGTAACAAGGTAGCCGTAGGGGAACCTGCGGCTGGATCACCTCCTTAATCGAAGACTCAGCTTCTTCGCAAGTTCC is from Pseudomonas lutea and encodes:
- the tyrS gene encoding tyrosine--tRNA ligase gives rise to the protein MKSVEEQLALIKRGADELLVEAELIAKLKRGQPLRIKAGFDPTAPDLHLGHTVLINKLRQFQDLGHQVIFLIGDFTGMIGDPSGKSATRPPLTREQVLDYAETYKAQVFKILDPAKTEVAFNSTWMDQLSPADFIRLSSQYTVARMLERDDFDKRYKSNQSIAIHEFLYPLVQGYDSVALRADVELGGTDQKFNLLMGRELQRAYGQEAQCVLTMPLLEGLDGVKKMSKSLGNYVGIQEAPGIMYGKLVSIPDALMWRYFELLSFRSMEEIAVFKKDCEAGANPRDIKIKLAEEIVARFHGEEAAASAHRSAGNRMKDGELPEDLPEIGLTAIEDMPIAAVLNKAGLVKNAAVARDLLASGGVRIDGEVVDRGFVFKLGATHVCQAGKKAFGRITLGAE